One genomic window of Megachile rotundata isolate GNS110a chromosome 12, iyMegRotu1, whole genome shotgun sequence includes the following:
- the Theg gene encoding testicular haploid expressed gene isoform X2, producing MASTLAQRIKYAMQHLSHEQHISLLARPNWRRIQWKNVHALANPFTTRRAALKAKASKRIKVMARPKYVAKKHDFTKIPPLYQKIHPKTLEAKITKRIIDLALPKKRTLMSNMVFASMSSNIAETLWKVQNSRYRRYRFFCNARKQREMKRKQRIMAKLRRAIKPEDWDRHIDILSKLATPKVPPKPRMPFKRKRWRPVNMRRIEELSTPSMREIPLPKDPFTVPQTALIYRISKRMVELSQPREVPDIAEMFRIPGYVSPAALEAHPRGR from the exons ATGGCTAGCACATTGGCGCAGAGAATCAAATACGCGATGCAACATTTATCGCACGAGCAACACATCTCTTTGCTGGCACGACCCAACTGGAGGAGGATCCAATGGAAAAACGTGCACGCTTTG GCGAACCCGTTCACCACTCGTCGCGCTGCATTGAAAGCCAAAGCGTCCAAAAGAATCAAAGTCATGGCGCGGCCAAAATATGTCGCCAAAAAACACGACTTTAC AAAAATCCCGCCGTTGTATCAAAAAATCCACCCAAAGACACTCGAGGCTAAAATCACGAAACGCATCATCGACCTGGCGCTTCCGAAAAAGAG AACGCTGATGTCGAACATGGTCTTTGCATCCATGAGCAGCAACATAGCCGAGACATTGTGGAAAGTTCAAAACTCCCGGTACCGGAGATATCGATTCTTCTGCAACGCCAGGAAGCAACGAGAAATGAAGAGGAA ACAAAGAATAATGGCAAAGTTACGTCGAGCGATAAAACCCGAAGACTGGGATCGGCACATAGACATTCTGTCGAAACTGGCGACTCCGAAGGTGCCACCGAAACCCAGAATGCCT TTTAAGAGAAAAAGGTGGAGGCCAGTCAACATGCGAAGAATCGAAGAACTGTCGACGCCCTCGATGAGGGAGATACCGCTTCCCAAAGATCCGTTCACCGTACCTCAAACGGCTCTCATTTACAGGATCAGCAAACGAATGGTGGAACTTTCACAACCAAGAGAAGTACCGGATATTGCCGAAATGTTCCGGATACCGGGCTACGTTTCTCCAGCCGCGTTGGAAGCC CATCCCCGAGGACGATAA
- the Theg gene encoding testicular haploid expressed gene isoform X1, which yields MASTLAQRIKYAMQHLSHEQHISLLARPNWRRIQWKNVHALANPFTTRRAALKAKASKRIKVMARPKYVAKKHDFTKIPPLYQKIHPKTLEAKITKRIIDLALPKKRTLMSNMVFASMSSNIAETLWKVQNSRYRRYRFFCNARKQREMKRKQRIMAKLRRAIKPEDWDRHIDILSKLATPKVPPKPRMPFKRKRWRPVNMRRIEELSTPSMREIPLPKDPFTVPQTALIYRISKRMVELSQPREVPDIAEMFRIPGYVSPAALEAVASPRTIILAKPVERPAGVETDLRKDAFTVSPMALKAKCSRRLKFLARPKRR from the exons ATGGCTAGCACATTGGCGCAGAGAATCAAATACGCGATGCAACATTTATCGCACGAGCAACACATCTCTTTGCTGGCACGACCCAACTGGAGGAGGATCCAATGGAAAAACGTGCACGCTTTG GCGAACCCGTTCACCACTCGTCGCGCTGCATTGAAAGCCAAAGCGTCCAAAAGAATCAAAGTCATGGCGCGGCCAAAATATGTCGCCAAAAAACACGACTTTAC AAAAATCCCGCCGTTGTATCAAAAAATCCACCCAAAGACACTCGAGGCTAAAATCACGAAACGCATCATCGACCTGGCGCTTCCGAAAAAGAG AACGCTGATGTCGAACATGGTCTTTGCATCCATGAGCAGCAACATAGCCGAGACATTGTGGAAAGTTCAAAACTCCCGGTACCGGAGATATCGATTCTTCTGCAACGCCAGGAAGCAACGAGAAATGAAGAGGAA ACAAAGAATAATGGCAAAGTTACGTCGAGCGATAAAACCCGAAGACTGGGATCGGCACATAGACATTCTGTCGAAACTGGCGACTCCGAAGGTGCCACCGAAACCCAGAATGCCT TTTAAGAGAAAAAGGTGGAGGCCAGTCAACATGCGAAGAATCGAAGAACTGTCGACGCCCTCGATGAGGGAGATACCGCTTCCCAAAGATCCGTTCACCGTACCTCAAACGGCTCTCATTTACAGGATCAGCAAACGAATGGTGGAACTTTCACAACCAAGAGAAGTACCGGATATTGCCGAAATGTTCCGGATACCGGGCTACGTTTCTCCAGCCGCGTTGGAAGCCGTAG CATCCCCGAGGACGATAATCCTGGCGAAGCCGGTTGAACGGCCTGCAGGAGTCGAGACGGACCTCAGAAAGGACGCTTTCACCGTGTCGCCAATGGCGTTGAAAGCCAAGTGCTCGAGGCGACTAAAATTTTTAGCCAGACCGAAAAGAAGATGA
- the Theg gene encoding testicular haploid expressed gene isoform X3 yields MARPKYVAKKHDFTKIPPLYQKIHPKTLEAKITKRIIDLALPKKRTLMSNMVFASMSSNIAETLWKVQNSRYRRYRFFCNARKQREMKRKQRIMAKLRRAIKPEDWDRHIDILSKLATPKVPPKPRMPFKRKRWRPVNMRRIEELSTPSMREIPLPKDPFTVPQTALIYRISKRMVELSQPREVPDIAEMFRIPGYVSPAALEAVASPRTIILAKPVERPAGVETDLRKDAFTVSPMALKAKCSRRLKFLARPKRR; encoded by the exons ATGGCGCGGCCAAAATATGTCGCCAAAAAACACGACTTTAC AAAAATCCCGCCGTTGTATCAAAAAATCCACCCAAAGACACTCGAGGCTAAAATCACGAAACGCATCATCGACCTGGCGCTTCCGAAAAAGAG AACGCTGATGTCGAACATGGTCTTTGCATCCATGAGCAGCAACATAGCCGAGACATTGTGGAAAGTTCAAAACTCCCGGTACCGGAGATATCGATTCTTCTGCAACGCCAGGAAGCAACGAGAAATGAAGAGGAA ACAAAGAATAATGGCAAAGTTACGTCGAGCGATAAAACCCGAAGACTGGGATCGGCACATAGACATTCTGTCGAAACTGGCGACTCCGAAGGTGCCACCGAAACCCAGAATGCCT TTTAAGAGAAAAAGGTGGAGGCCAGTCAACATGCGAAGAATCGAAGAACTGTCGACGCCCTCGATGAGGGAGATACCGCTTCCCAAAGATCCGTTCACCGTACCTCAAACGGCTCTCATTTACAGGATCAGCAAACGAATGGTGGAACTTTCACAACCAAGAGAAGTACCGGATATTGCCGAAATGTTCCGGATACCGGGCTACGTTTCTCCAGCCGCGTTGGAAGCCGTAG CATCCCCGAGGACGATAATCCTGGCGAAGCCGGTTGAACGGCCTGCAGGAGTCGAGACGGACCTCAGAAAGGACGCTTTCACCGTGTCGCCAATGGCGTTGAAAGCCAAGTGCTCGAGGCGACTAAAATTTTTAGCCAGACCGAAAAGAAGATGA